In the Streptomyces sp. NBC_00525 genome, one interval contains:
- a CDS encoding magnesium transporter MgtE N-terminal domain-containing protein, with amino-acid sequence MTPVTPRVFVSHLSGVPVFDPNGDQVGRVRDLVAMLRVGGRPPRLLGMVVEVVSRRRIFLPMTRVTGVESGQVITTGVVNMRRFEQRPTERLVLGEFLDRRVRLVETDEEVTILDVAIQQLPARRDWEIDKYFVRKGRGGALRRKGETLTVEWSAVKGFSLEEHGQGAESLVATFERLRPADVANALHHLTPKRRAEVAAALDDDRLADVLEELPEDDQVEIIGKLEEERAADVLEAMDPDDAADLLAGLPEEDKERLLTLMRPGDAADVRRLMSYEERTAGGLMTTEPVILRPDATVADALARVRRSDLSPALAAQVYVCRSPDETPTGKYLGTVHFQRLLRDPPFTLVSSLLDSDLVPLRPDAPLSVVTSYLAAYNLVSVPVVDESGSLLGAVTVDDVLDHLLPEDWRETDFHGGEGVLRGR; translated from the coding sequence ATGACACCGGTCACACCCAGGGTCTTCGTCTCGCACCTCTCGGGCGTGCCGGTCTTCGACCCCAACGGCGACCAGGTGGGGCGGGTGCGCGACCTGGTCGCGATGCTCCGGGTCGGCGGCCGGCCGCCCCGGCTGCTCGGCATGGTCGTCGAGGTGGTGAGCCGGCGGCGGATCTTCCTGCCGATGACACGGGTGACCGGCGTGGAGTCGGGACAGGTGATCACCACCGGCGTGGTCAACATGCGGCGCTTCGAGCAGCGGCCCACCGAACGCCTGGTGCTCGGCGAGTTCCTGGACCGCCGGGTGCGGCTGGTGGAGACGGACGAGGAGGTCACCATCCTGGACGTGGCGATCCAGCAGCTGCCGGCCCGCCGGGACTGGGAGATCGACAAGTACTTCGTCCGCAAGGGCCGGGGCGGGGCACTGCGCCGCAAGGGCGAGACGCTGACCGTCGAGTGGTCGGCGGTGAAAGGTTTCTCGCTGGAGGAGCACGGGCAGGGCGCCGAGTCCCTGGTGGCCACCTTCGAACGGCTGCGCCCGGCCGACGTGGCCAACGCGCTGCACCATCTGACGCCCAAGCGCCGGGCGGAGGTCGCCGCCGCGCTGGACGACGACCGGCTCGCCGACGTCCTGGAGGAGCTGCCCGAGGACGACCAGGTGGAGATCATCGGCAAGCTGGAGGAGGAGCGCGCGGCGGACGTCCTGGAGGCGATGGACCCGGACGACGCGGCCGACCTGCTCGCCGGGCTGCCGGAGGAGGACAAGGAGCGGCTGCTGACGCTGATGCGTCCGGGTGACGCGGCGGACGTGCGGCGCCTGATGTCGTACGAGGAGCGCACCGCGGGCGGGCTGATGACGACGGAGCCGGTCATCCTGCGCCCGGACGCCACGGTCGCGGACGCGCTGGCGCGGGTCCGCCGGTCGGACCTGTCCCCGGCGCTCGCCGCGCAGGTGTACGTGTGCCGGTCGCCGGACGAGACGCCGACGGGCAAGTACCTGGGCACCGTGCACTTCCAGCGACTGCTGCGCGATCCGCCGTTCACCCTGGTCAGCTCGTTGCTCGACAGCGATCTGGTGCCGCTCCGGCCGGACGCCCCGCTGTCGGTGGTGACCAGTTACCTGGCGGCGTACAACCTGGTGTCGGTACCGGTGGTGGACGAGAGCGGTTCGCTGCTGGGCGCGGTGACCGTGGACGACGTGCTGGACCACCTGCTGCCGGAGGACTGGCGGGAGACCGACTTCCACGGCGGCGAGGGGGTGCTCCGTGGCCGGTGA
- a CDS encoding magnesium and cobalt transport protein CorA, which produces MSMIRDLRAVVRPSLRKNAALHNSYDTTRDPSASSAVVDCAVYRDGRRLAETEGTCHSPREAMLQVREDGGFAWIGLHEPTEEEFAGIAREFGLHPLAVEDAVHAHQRPKLERYDDTLFTVFKTIHYVEHAELTATSEVVETGEVMCFTGRDFIITVRHGGHGSLRALRHRLEDDPELLVKGPSAVLHSIADHVVDGYIAVAGAVQDDIDEVEIEVFSTPDKGSARGSDAGRIYQLKREVLEFKRAVSPLLRPMQLLSERPMRLIDPDIQKYFRDVADHLVRVQEEVVGFDELLNSILQANLAQATVAQNEDMRKITSWAAIIAVPTMICGVYGMNFEHMPELKWTYGYPMVLGFIGAVCFSIHRMLKRNGWL; this is translated from the coding sequence ATGTCGATGATCCGTGACCTGCGCGCAGTCGTGCGCCCCTCCCTGCGCAAGAACGCCGCCCTGCACAACAGTTACGACACCACCCGCGACCCGTCCGCCTCCAGCGCGGTCGTCGACTGCGCGGTCTACCGCGACGGCCGCCGCCTCGCCGAGACGGAGGGCACCTGTCACTCCCCGCGCGAGGCGATGCTCCAGGTGCGCGAGGACGGCGGCTTCGCCTGGATCGGCCTGCACGAGCCGACCGAGGAGGAATTCGCGGGAATCGCCCGGGAGTTCGGGCTGCACCCGCTGGCCGTGGAGGACGCCGTCCACGCCCACCAGCGGCCCAAGCTGGAGCGTTACGACGACACCCTGTTCACCGTCTTCAAGACCATCCACTACGTGGAGCACGCCGAACTGACCGCGACCAGCGAGGTCGTCGAGACCGGCGAGGTCATGTGCTTCACCGGCCGGGACTTCATCATCACCGTCCGGCACGGCGGGCACGGCTCGCTGCGCGCCCTGCGCCACCGTCTGGAGGACGACCCCGAGCTGCTCGTCAAGGGCCCCTCCGCCGTGCTGCACTCCATCGCCGACCATGTCGTGGACGGGTACATCGCGGTGGCCGGAGCGGTGCAGGACGACATCGACGAGGTGGAGATCGAGGTCTTCTCCACCCCGGACAAGGGCAGCGCGCGCGGCTCGGACGCCGGACGGATCTACCAGCTCAAGCGCGAGGTGCTGGAGTTCAAGCGGGCCGTCTCCCCGCTGCTGCGCCCGATGCAGCTGCTGAGCGAGCGGCCGATGCGGCTGATCGACCCGGACATCCAGAAGTACTTCCGGGACGTCGCCGACCACCTCGTACGGGTGCAGGAGGAGGTCGTCGGCTTCGACGAACTCCTCAACTCCATCCTCCAGGCCAACCTGGCGCAGGCGACCGTCGCGCAGAACGAGGACATGCGCAAGATCACCTCCTGGGCGGCCATCATCGCCGTACCGACGATGATCTGCGGCGTCTACGGCATGAACTTCGAGCACATGCCCGAACTCAAGTGGACCTACGGCTATCCGATGGTGCTGGGCTTCATCGGCGCGGTCTGCTTCTCCATCCACCGCATGCTCAAGCGCAACGGCTGGCTCTGA
- a CDS encoding suppressor of fused domain protein — protein MAEILAQVEARLRTALGEPDARAAVTFLGTDRIEVLRFIDGDIVRYATLGMSGRPMSDPTAVLADPVKGPRAELVLSVRGGLADTDQVLRKLAVLAAAPQVEGLVVAPGASLDVGEPLWPGAPFSSVLVAESGGLVEDLELDEPLDPVRFLPLLPMTPNEAAWKRVRGARELQEKWLAQGTDLRDPLRRSAALD, from the coding sequence ATGGCAGAAATTCTTGCTCAGGTCGAGGCCCGGCTACGTACGGCCCTGGGTGAACCGGACGCACGCGCGGCGGTGACCTTCCTCGGGACGGACCGGATCGAGGTGCTCCGTTTCATCGACGGCGACATCGTCCGGTACGCCACGCTCGGCATGTCCGGCCGGCCCATGTCCGACCCGACCGCCGTCCTGGCCGATCCGGTGAAGGGCCCGCGCGCCGAGCTGGTGCTCTCGGTACGGGGCGGGCTCGCCGACACCGACCAGGTGCTGCGCAAGCTGGCGGTGCTGGCGGCCGCGCCGCAGGTGGAGGGGCTGGTCGTGGCGCCGGGCGCCTCGCTGGACGTGGGCGAGCCGCTGTGGCCGGGGGCGCCGTTCAGCTCGGTGCTGGTCGCGGAGAGCGGCGGGCTGGTCGAGGATCTGGAGCTGGACGAGCCGCTGGACCCGGTCCGCTTCCTGCCGCTGCTGCCGATGACGCCCAACGAGGCCGCCTGGAAGCGGGTCCGGGGCGCGCGGGAACTCCAGGAGAAGTGGCTGGCCCAGGGGACCGACCTGCGCGATCCCCTGCGGCGTTCCGCGGCGCTGGACTGA
- a CDS encoding MFS transporter: MPSEALPEEDPFGREPAGILRQPKAVWATAGASVVAFMGIGLVDPILPSIAKGLEATPSQVSLLFTSYFLITAVAMLVTGFVSSRIGGRRTLLAGLALVVVFAGLSGTSSSVAELVGFRAGWGLGNALFVSTALAVIVGAAAGGSSAAILLYESALGLGMACGPLLGALLGDASWRYPFFGTAALMAIGFLCITAFLKEQPRPARRTSLLDPLRALGHGGLASVAASAFFYNYAFFTILAFTPFVLDMTPYKSGGVFFAWGLLLAVFSVLVAPRLQKRFGSLAVLGASLVLLAADLLVLGYGSHTAAIVCTIVSGALIGVNNTVYTELALGVSDAPRPVASAGYNFVRWFAAAAAPYLAPKIEEWSDVHIPFVVAAVAAVLGAAVVGIRRSALTHEARELEPKHAAEDGVGVFAG, translated from the coding sequence ATGCCGTCAGAGGCACTGCCGGAAGAGGACCCATTCGGCCGGGAACCGGCCGGCATCCTGCGCCAGCCGAAGGCCGTCTGGGCCACCGCGGGCGCCTCGGTCGTCGCGTTCATGGGCATCGGCCTGGTGGACCCGATCCTGCCGTCCATCGCCAAGGGCCTGGAGGCGACACCCAGTCAGGTGTCCCTCCTGTTCACCTCGTACTTCCTGATCACCGCAGTCGCCATGCTGGTGACCGGCTTCGTCTCCAGCCGGATCGGCGGCCGCAGGACGCTGCTGGCCGGGCTGGCGCTCGTGGTGGTCTTCGCCGGGCTCTCCGGCACCTCCTCGTCCGTCGCCGAACTGGTCGGCTTCCGGGCGGGCTGGGGCCTGGGCAACGCGCTGTTCGTCTCGACGGCGCTCGCGGTGATCGTCGGCGCGGCGGCCGGCGGCAGCTCGGCGGCGATCCTGCTGTACGAGTCGGCGCTCGGCCTCGGCATGGCGTGCGGGCCGCTGCTCGGCGCCCTGCTCGGGGACGCCAGCTGGCGCTACCCCTTCTTCGGGACGGCCGCGCTGATGGCGATCGGCTTCCTCTGCATCACCGCGTTCCTCAAGGAACAGCCCCGGCCCGCCCGCAGGACCTCGCTGCTCGACCCGCTCCGGGCCCTCGGCCACGGCGGGCTCGCCTCCGTCGCGGCCTCCGCGTTCTTCTACAACTACGCCTTCTTCACCATCCTGGCGTTCACCCCGTTCGTGCTGGACATGACGCCGTACAAGTCCGGTGGCGTCTTCTTCGCCTGGGGCCTGCTGCTCGCGGTCTTCTCGGTGCTCGTCGCGCCCCGGCTGCAGAAGCGGTTCGGCTCGCTCGCGGTGCTCGGCGCCTCGCTCGTCCTGCTCGCCGCCGACCTGCTGGTCCTCGGCTACGGCAGCCACACCGCGGCGATCGTCTGCACCATCGTGTCCGGGGCGCTCATCGGCGTGAACAACACCGTGTACACGGAGCTGGCGCTCGGCGTCTCGGACGCGCCGCGGCCGGTGGCCAGCGCCGGCTACAACTTCGTCCGCTGGTTCGCCGCGGCCGCCGCGCCCTATCTGGCCCCGAAGATCGAGGAGTGGAGCGACGTCCACATCCCGTTCGTCGTCGCCGCCGTCGCCGCGGTGCTCGGCGCGGCCGTCGTGGGGATACGGCGCTCCGCGCTCACCCACGAGGCGCGCGAGCTCGAACCGAAGCACGCCGCGGAGGACGGCGTCGGCGTCTTCGCCGGCTGA
- a CDS encoding DUF6758 family protein, protein MRGEPSCPKCAGRVRAPGLFADSWQCDVHGSVHPLQPVVPPSVEALGVVVNRARVPVWMPWPLPVGWLFTGVAHAGDDRTGGRATAVACSGPGPLGGMGELLLVAEELGVGLGARYAGIDGPDPGPSLRVDGPPDSKVLAAGRPTPLWQVRDAPADRAVFAGEACGLWLWAIVWPEQSALLMYDELVLTDLRDAGGEVDLVPCGALTPRLLTRP, encoded by the coding sequence ATGAGGGGCGAACCAAGCTGCCCGAAGTGCGCAGGCCGGGTCAGGGCGCCCGGACTCTTCGCCGACTCCTGGCAGTGCGATGTCCACGGCAGCGTGCATCCGCTCCAGCCGGTCGTCCCGCCGAGCGTCGAGGCGCTCGGCGTCGTGGTGAACCGGGCCCGGGTGCCCGTGTGGATGCCCTGGCCGCTCCCGGTCGGCTGGCTGTTCACGGGCGTGGCCCACGCCGGTGACGACCGCACCGGCGGCCGGGCCACCGCCGTCGCCTGCTCCGGACCCGGACCGCTCGGCGGCATGGGCGAGCTGCTGCTCGTCGCCGAGGAACTGGGCGTCGGGCTCGGCGCGCGCTACGCCGGCATCGACGGACCCGATCCGGGGCCCTCGCTGCGGGTGGACGGGCCGCCCGACTCCAAGGTGCTGGCCGCCGGCCGCCCCACCCCGCTCTGGCAGGTCCGGGACGCCCCCGCCGACCGGGCCGTCTTCGCGGGCGAGGCCTGCGGCCTGTGGCTGTGGGCCATCGTCTGGCCCGAGCAGTCCGCGCTGCTGATGTACGACGAACTGGTGCTGACGGACCTGCGCGATGCCGGGGGAGAGGTGGACCTGGTCCCCTGCGGCGCCCTGACCCCCCGCCTGCTCACCCGCCCCTGA